In a genomic window of Candidatus Poribacteria bacterium:
- a CDS encoding FtsX-like permease family protein yields MKIHSRHACRLRRFSALINVSIFFLSVLFVAGQLSDTAYAQAVSSTGNLKSAAIQIRDDLSIGNIRKDIARLSSLDSRVTGYPQAASGSKYIFDRFVETGLQNVESREFSVTVPIDHGDSIIEVFSPEADLLHAFKLAPLWPNLVRTSLLADGIKHTVLAGETLQDIAESYQIDETVIRADDRNKFLATPVVEGSTVFIPTGGLSGPLLYGDDAELADFNGTNIGGFWHKLQDGDTLTTLARRYRITEASITDDILNEHLQKASDGIDNDEDGTIDEYGEIPLLSEILGWGTDGIDNDADGWTDETPGDDTDGIDNNNNGQVDESGEFVAASESHIFIPKGAIVLLDFNSSTRYINAAMLGGTAVIFIEPETTIRGEAENKFGTVPANIPRFWIAKEDAAVLTDLLEEQHAQGNQVNVRVRGKMTWERRVGQNIRGFLEGGDPTLRDELIVLTAYYDAMSVVPAMAPGADPTCGIATLMELARLFSQPQYRPGYSVLFVAVDGHFQGLAGMRAFMEGIGQDIVGSDTDSPGTPTMHGLRRGLSTDVLEFEELGRRLLLSIDRSVLVDLPANFFHGIHNVKSDLDSLTTTLDGLAETRSEIESLTEQQRDFSERQKKQTDRNRKREKQGFTGEEKSRLLANLARSKKEALQTTHFLRDIVGRLAEVRAVALNTSRSAQRELIETLGLPIARLDTWAVKKLIQAIETGGTDEYRTHPNDAYLIPIEQGSDWQIPIPADLPQELVPDIEMLNTTLANWEMSDKRKFALMWTPEKILDRHLDLHSLNKAKDARSVLRDANDTQAVAIQREVQLLEKVLAQIPDSQPVEDEIKVSIRRLKETPMGKSSGDALIYGGKFLSKPGIERLNTIDTQLRQRLNESEDVVDAAILIADLLKDKQGIFEIALRNARLEQTRIQNLIATAGTLGREYLDEERLILENYLSEDEVEQALSLRSRISSHINEKELLEIVKKRADTDIVALENLIERLPTLDTDLDEETKVLLRDNMLTLRNARFRNIQSRIEKMLRIDTDEYNRKLGQIEAAIALQDLFNRYYTSLYISIDLSSQSNQFGVFNKGWFYDQQPEFVLRREFASIGNKLASYAEDADFGVRVRKLWQWTDDQIRQAVMARQWTVANGISDKAALEGKTLETLLSSHFNKLTGLSGVSRLMKMQFEQWRNQGEPSEDMLKDMDYIRKEVERFIRNDVRTAKKNRKNNIRTREQLDAMLRLRHEDPETFSDEEIEDIKTLISIAGLGGESNFVNAISASGGKTWKTYIPGKIAFDSEVATLVGKTGIAFATIEDARVLTDTPLDTIERVDLHKDGNLHQQAQTLASLLIQALRDEEMPTAARVGNFYCNLFGDVVEFDARESALPNKPVPYPIITLRRKNKTMMGVRGDLFVMGDNKGNFEVAGLAMEGRATRRLKGKQEVEAYILDPDSGDIIYAPDLGNYGAKLLPNEIPINTRRRGCRVVTFPCVSTTIYDLVDQRYLRTLRELEVYDALTDSSPEKFGMSKPWQQEGVSAAEPIALVYSEPNTRIKVGMAYGQIGKRLLLIKATKSGMKNPTLYTGEGFVVRENGQIRLTPYVVVRDMWWLDENRSRLYKRFGISSDRLDKLHQFANDYLARAETELLQSDYQQALKLARAAWGYESRAYPDVKQTGNDVVNGVMFYLALLMPFAYFMERLIFGFPNIHKQILGSFGIFLLVFFFLSQVHPAFQITTTPVIILIAFVVLALTVIVISIIVRKFEEQLEKIRQEGSKVYKADVGRLSASAAAFSLGISNMRKRKGRTILTCCTLVILTFTVISFTSVRTFMHPNRTSLPQVTPRYTGLLIRDQYWRPLEEPVLTSVLNDMQKTQITLTALERLLQRKNELLVKQGQQPVDLAEARTALEEGGFIEKVDEESVLFVRNVVAPRAWYQSSGTGDQSFVQLTRTANPADPSPPTHQLTGEALTFAANMLVGMNESEPGVSGIDRYLQYGKWFTPADAAEWPTEWPYAIVLPKGMAELLKITESDMGKATVSVYGADFTVVGVLGIGFKDLTDNDGEELTPVDYQLMQQQRSRGATGDETLEGELQKYLHLTPDSVAILPYAVVMNQGGTLRSVAVNMEPQEDDPQLLGAIDKLDLIMAPLMNRIALDFFVGRDKDTYLYSSIGMTSFSGMGNLFVPILIAALIVLNTMLGAVYERVREISIYSSVGLAPVHIAFLFLAEACVYAIVGAVLGYLMGQAIATTLVHFGWLAGLTLNYSSMSTVVATIIVMAVVLLSTLYPAIKASRMAVPDIERKWKLPEPEGDVWHFNLPFTVLEEEALGLNVFMRDYFEAHADESASDFYTDQVAFSQTEAEDSYQIGMMVWLAPYDLGVSQSIQFVTSPVGGEEEDLYKITLDVHRESGEIASWKRVNRRFLNLLRKQLLIWRTFSVDIRAEFHERGRTEGMDPSAEEAGQMDPVPAPAD; encoded by the coding sequence ATGAAAATTCATAGTAGACACGCGTGCCGCTTGCGACGCTTCAGTGCGCTCATAAACGTATCAATTTTTTTCCTTTCCGTTTTGTTTGTCGCTGGGCAACTGTCCGATACTGCTTATGCCCAAGCCGTTTCCAGTACGGGAAACCTGAAATCCGCAGCTATTCAGATCCGCGATGATCTCTCTATTGGCAACATTCGAAAGGACATTGCACGCCTCTCAAGCCTCGACAGCCGAGTAACGGGCTACCCACAAGCTGCGAGTGGCAGCAAATACATTTTTGACCGTTTCGTCGAAACCGGCTTACAAAACGTAGAAAGCCGAGAGTTTTCCGTCACTGTGCCGATTGACCATGGTGATAGTATCATTGAAGTATTCTCTCCGGAAGCCGATCTATTACACGCCTTTAAACTTGCCCCACTCTGGCCCAATCTTGTGCGGACCTCCCTGTTAGCAGACGGAATTAAACATACCGTGTTAGCGGGTGAAACACTTCAAGACATCGCAGAAAGTTACCAAATTGACGAAACGGTTATCCGCGCAGATGACCGGAACAAATTTTTGGCGACCCCGGTTGTCGAAGGCAGCACCGTATTTATTCCAACAGGCGGTTTGTCGGGTCCCCTTCTTTACGGCGACGATGCTGAACTCGCCGATTTTAACGGCACCAACATTGGTGGATTTTGGCACAAACTCCAAGATGGGGATACGCTCACAACACTCGCCCGACGTTATCGTATTACCGAAGCCAGCATCACCGATGATATACTTAATGAACATTTGCAAAAAGCGTCCGATGGTATTGACAATGATGAGGATGGCACTATTGATGAATACGGCGAAATCCCCCTGCTTTCTGAAATCTTAGGGTGGGGAACAGATGGCATTGACAACGACGCAGATGGCTGGACAGACGAAACGCCAGGAGACGATACCGATGGAATCGATAATAACAACAATGGACAAGTCGATGAATCCGGAGAGTTTGTCGCCGCGAGTGAGTCACACATCTTTATCCCGAAAGGGGCGATAGTCCTTCTCGATTTTAACTCCAGCACCCGTTATATCAATGCGGCAATGCTCGGGGGCACTGCCGTTATCTTTATTGAACCCGAAACAACCATTCGAGGCGAAGCAGAAAATAAATTCGGTACGGTCCCTGCCAATATACCGCGATTCTGGATCGCCAAAGAAGATGCGGCTGTCCTCACCGATTTATTGGAAGAACAACACGCTCAGGGCAATCAAGTTAACGTTCGCGTCAGGGGTAAGATGACCTGGGAACGTCGCGTCGGACAAAATATACGTGGATTTTTGGAAGGTGGAGATCCGACCTTACGCGATGAACTCATCGTTCTCACAGCCTACTACGACGCCATGTCCGTCGTCCCTGCGATGGCTCCCGGCGCTGATCCGACGTGCGGGATCGCGACCCTTATGGAACTGGCGCGTCTTTTTAGTCAGCCCCAATATCGGCCCGGTTACTCTGTCCTCTTTGTTGCAGTTGATGGACACTTCCAAGGGCTTGCTGGCATGCGTGCCTTCATGGAAGGCATTGGACAAGATATTGTAGGTTCTGATACCGATTCACCCGGTACACCAACGATGCACGGACTGCGCCGTGGACTCTCTACAGATGTCCTCGAATTTGAAGAATTGGGTAGAAGGCTTCTGCTCTCCATTGACCGGAGTGTCCTCGTCGATCTCCCAGCCAACTTTTTCCACGGCATACATAACGTAAAGTCTGACTTGGACTCCCTGACGACGACTCTCGATGGTTTGGCAGAAACACGGTCTGAGATTGAATCTCTCACGGAGCAACAGCGGGACTTTTCAGAACGCCAGAAGAAGCAAACAGATAGGAATCGAAAACGTGAGAAACAGGGGTTCACAGGTGAAGAGAAGAGTCGTCTGTTAGCAAATCTTGCCCGCTCGAAGAAAGAGGCGCTGCAAACGACACATTTCCTTCGAGATATTGTCGGTAGGTTAGCCGAGGTTCGTGCTGTTGCCCTCAATACAAGCCGATCCGCGCAGCGCGAATTAATCGAAACGCTTGGGCTACCGATTGCCCGTCTTGACACATGGGCAGTCAAGAAACTCATTCAGGCTATAGAGACTGGCGGTACCGACGAATATAGGACCCATCCAAACGATGCCTACCTTATTCCGATAGAACAGGGGTCAGACTGGCAAATCCCTATCCCAGCGGATCTTCCACAAGAACTCGTTCCTGATATAGAGATGCTTAACACAACCCTCGCAAACTGGGAGATGAGCGACAAACGCAAATTTGCGCTGATGTGGACTCCCGAGAAAATACTCGACCGGCATCTCGACCTACACTCACTCAATAAAGCGAAAGATGCCCGCAGTGTTTTGCGCGATGCCAACGACACCCAAGCCGTCGCGATTCAGCGAGAGGTCCAACTCCTTGAAAAGGTTCTGGCACAAATCCCTGATAGCCAACCCGTTGAAGACGAGATTAAAGTCAGCATTCGGAGACTCAAAGAAACGCCGATGGGAAAATCAAGCGGCGATGCTCTAATTTACGGTGGTAAGTTTTTGTCGAAGCCCGGGATAGAGCGCCTTAATACTATCGACACCCAACTTCGACAGCGGCTCAACGAATCTGAAGACGTTGTTGATGCTGCCATATTGATAGCAGATCTTCTGAAAGATAAACAGGGTATCTTTGAAATTGCGCTCCGGAATGCCCGATTGGAACAAACGCGTATCCAGAATTTGATCGCAACAGCCGGAACGTTAGGGCGGGAATACTTGGATGAAGAACGTCTCATTTTGGAAAATTACCTATCAGAGGATGAAGTTGAACAGGCACTTTCGTTGCGTTCGCGCATCTCATCACACATTAACGAAAAAGAACTCTTAGAAATCGTCAAAAAGCGTGCAGACACAGATATCGTAGCACTCGAAAACCTCATTGAACGGTTACCCACATTAGATACCGATTTGGATGAAGAAACGAAAGTGCTTCTTCGCGATAACATGTTGACACTCCGCAACGCCCGTTTCCGTAACATCCAGAGTCGCATTGAAAAGATGCTGCGCATCGACACCGATGAATACAACCGAAAACTCGGTCAGATTGAGGCCGCTATCGCCCTTCAAGACCTGTTCAACCGATATTATACCTCCCTCTACATTAGTATTGACCTCTCCTCACAATCGAATCAGTTCGGGGTGTTCAATAAGGGATGGTTCTATGACCAGCAACCCGAATTTGTATTACGTCGCGAGTTTGCAAGCATCGGCAATAAACTTGCCTCTTACGCCGAAGATGCTGATTTTGGTGTCCGTGTCCGGAAACTTTGGCAGTGGACAGATGACCAAATTCGACAAGCCGTTATGGCACGTCAATGGACGGTCGCAAATGGAATCTCTGATAAAGCCGCCCTTGAAGGAAAGACCCTTGAAACGCTACTGAGTTCGCACTTCAATAAACTCACGGGTCTCAGCGGCGTGAGTCGACTGATGAAAATGCAGTTTGAACAGTGGCGCAACCAAGGTGAACCCTCTGAGGATATGCTCAAGGATATGGATTATATCCGAAAAGAGGTCGAGCGTTTCATCCGAAATGATGTCCGCACTGCAAAGAAAAATCGAAAGAATAACATCCGTACACGTGAGCAACTCGACGCAATGCTCCGACTTCGACATGAAGATCCGGAAACTTTCTCCGATGAAGAAATCGAGGACATTAAAACGCTTATTTCGATCGCGGGTCTCGGCGGTGAGTCAAACTTTGTTAACGCCATCTCCGCAAGCGGTGGAAAGACTTGGAAAACTTATATCCCCGGTAAAATCGCTTTTGACAGTGAGGTAGCAACGCTTGTCGGAAAGACCGGAATCGCTTTTGCAACCATCGAAGACGCCCGCGTCTTAACGGATACACCCCTCGATACGATTGAACGCGTAGACTTGCACAAAGACGGTAACCTCCATCAGCAAGCACAGACCCTGGCATCGCTACTCATCCAAGCACTCCGGGACGAAGAAATGCCTACCGCTGCACGGGTCGGGAATTTCTACTGCAATCTCTTCGGTGATGTCGTTGAATTTGATGCACGCGAGTCCGCACTCCCGAATAAACCCGTCCCCTATCCTATCATCACACTGCGTAGAAAGAATAAAACCATGATGGGGGTCCGCGGGGACCTGTTTGTGATGGGCGACAACAAGGGAAATTTTGAAGTTGCCGGGTTAGCCATGGAAGGTAGAGCCACACGACGTCTCAAAGGGAAACAAGAAGTCGAAGCCTATATTCTCGATCCAGATTCTGGTGATATCATCTACGCACCCGATTTAGGGAATTACGGTGCTAAACTGCTCCCGAATGAAATTCCCATCAATACGCGTAGACGCGGGTGTCGGGTTGTCACATTCCCTTGTGTATCTACAACTATCTACGACTTGGTGGATCAGCGGTACCTGCGAACGCTGCGGGAACTCGAAGTCTATGATGCACTCACTGACAGTTCGCCGGAGAAATTCGGGATGTCCAAACCGTGGCAACAGGAAGGTGTGTCTGCAGCCGAACCTATCGCACTCGTGTATAGCGAACCAAACACCCGCATTAAAGTCGGAATGGCGTATGGACAGATCGGCAAACGACTCCTACTCATCAAAGCAACGAAGAGCGGTATGAAGAATCCGACGCTTTATACCGGTGAAGGATTTGTTGTCCGCGAAAACGGGCAAATTCGTCTCACGCCGTATGTCGTTGTCCGGGATATGTGGTGGCTCGATGAAAACCGCTCACGACTTTATAAACGGTTCGGTATCTCGAGCGATCGGCTTGATAAACTCCATCAATTTGCGAACGATTACCTTGCACGGGCAGAAACTGAATTGCTCCAAAGCGACTATCAACAAGCCCTCAAACTCGCTCGCGCCGCGTGGGGTTACGAATCACGGGCCTATCCGGATGTCAAACAGACGGGTAACGATGTTGTTAATGGCGTAATGTTCTATCTCGCTTTACTCATGCCGTTCGCGTACTTTATGGAGCGGCTCATTTTTGGATTCCCGAATATCCACAAGCAGATTTTGGGATCCTTCGGTATCTTTTTACTTGTCTTTTTCTTTCTCAGTCAAGTTCACCCTGCATTCCAGATTACCACCACACCCGTGATTATCCTCATCGCGTTCGTAGTGCTGGCATTGACGGTTATCGTCATTAGCATTATTGTCCGAAAATTCGAGGAGCAACTCGAAAAGATCCGGCAAGAGGGAAGTAAGGTTTATAAAGCAGATGTTGGTAGACTAAGCGCGAGTGCCGCCGCATTCAGTTTAGGTATCTCCAACATGCGGAAACGGAAAGGACGGACGATCTTGACCTGCTGTACGTTGGTAATTCTGACCTTTACTGTTATATCGTTTACCTCCGTGCGGACGTTTATGCATCCGAATAGAACGAGTCTCCCGCAAGTAACACCGCGCTATACAGGACTTCTCATTCGTGACCAATACTGGCGTCCACTTGAAGAACCTGTGCTTACCTCTGTGCTAAATGATATGCAAAAGACGCAGATCACACTCACTGCCTTAGAACGACTTTTGCAACGCAAGAATGAACTCTTGGTCAAACAGGGACAACAACCTGTTGACCTCGCGGAAGCACGCACGGCTTTAGAAGAGGGTGGCTTCATTGAAAAGGTCGACGAAGAATCCGTCTTATTTGTTCGGAACGTCGTCGCACCGCGTGCATGGTATCAATCCTCAGGAACCGGCGATCAATCGTTTGTCCAACTTACACGCACGGCAAACCCAGCAGATCCATCGCCTCCGACCCATCAACTAACGGGTGAAGCATTGACCTTTGCTGCAAATATGCTCGTGGGTATGAATGAATCAGAACCGGGTGTCAGTGGTATTGACAGATACCTTCAATACGGGAAGTGGTTTACCCCGGCAGATGCCGCCGAATGGCCAACGGAGTGGCCCTACGCCATTGTGTTACCTAAAGGGATGGCAGAGTTGCTCAAGATTACCGAAAGCGATATGGGTAAAGCTACCGTTTCTGTTTACGGTGCGGACTTTACCGTCGTCGGTGTTCTTGGTATCGGTTTCAAGGATCTCACCGATAACGATGGCGAAGAACTTACGCCCGTCGACTATCAGTTGATGCAACAGCAACGGAGCCGAGGTGCGACGGGTGATGAGACACTTGAGGGTGAGTTACAAAAATATCTCCATCTCACACCAGATAGTGTTGCCATTCTGCCATACGCGGTGGTTATGAATCAAGGCGGCACACTCCGAAGTGTTGCCGTTAACATGGAACCGCAAGAGGACGATCCGCAGTTGTTAGGGGCAATAGATAAGTTAGATCTCATTATGGCACCCCTCATGAACCGTATCGCCCTTGACTTCTTTGTAGGGCGGGATAAAGATACATACCTCTACAGTAGTATCGGAATGACGAGTTTCAGCGGTATGGGTAACTTGTTTGTGCCGATCTTGATCGCGGCCCTCATCGTTCTTAACACCATGCTTGGTGCTGTCTATGAACGGGTCCGCGAAATCAGCATTTACAGTTCCGTGGGACTCGCGCCTGTGCATATCGCCTTCCTGTTCCTTGCAGAAGCATGCGTATACGCTATCGTTGGTGCGGTGTTAGGTTATCTCATGGGACAAGCAATAGCGACAACCTTGGTGCACTTCGGCTGGCTTGCCGGGCTGACGCTCAATTACTCATCAATGTCCACTGTTGTTGCAACAATCATCGTCATGGCTGTCGTGTTGTTAAGTACCCTGTATCCAGCAATCAAAGCCTCACGGATGGCAGTCCCCGATATCGAACGTAAGTGGAAACTCCCGGAACCTGAAGGGGATGTCTGGCACTTCAACCTACCCTTTACCGTCCTCGAAGAAGAAGCCCTCGGTCTGAACGTCTTTATGCGGGATTATTTTGAGGCACATGCGGACGAATCTGCCAGTGATTTCTACACGGACCAGGTTGCATTCAGCCAAACAGAAGCCGAAGATTCCTATCAGATCGGGATGATGGTCTGGTTGGCGCCTTATGACTTGGGTGTGAGCCAGTCTATTCAGTTCGTTACATCTCCAGTAGGCGGTGAAGAAGAGGATCTCTATAAAATCACGTTGGATGTACATCGCGAGAGTGGTGAGATTGCCTCTTGGAAGCGGGTCAACCGACGTTTCCTCAATCTGCTGCGGAAACAGCTTTTGATTTGGCGGACATTCAGTGTCGATATCCGAGCAGAGTTCCATGAGCGCGGCAGAACCGAAGGCATGGACCCCTCGGCAGAAGAAGCAGGACAGATGGATCCAGTACCGGCACCCGCAGATTAG
- a CDS encoding helix-turn-helix transcriptional regulator yields the protein MGKESKDSSTDKVVSRIKLRRRELKLTQTELAKVANLTPAAISQFESGARKPSFKTLSSLSDALKVTTDYLLGKADKSYDDLLADPKISAMFKGMMEFTEKDKETLYEFYEFLKMKADQ from the coding sequence GTGGGCAAGGAATCAAAAGACTCAAGTACAGATAAAGTCGTCTCACGTATAAAACTACGTCGTCGTGAACTGAAGTTGACGCAAACGGAACTCGCGAAGGTGGCGAATCTAACACCTGCTGCGATCTCGCAATTTGAATCAGGTGCCCGAAAACCTTCCTTTAAAACACTTTCAAGCCTTTCCGATGCTTTAAAAGTTACGACCGATTACCTACTTGGAAAAGCCGACAAAAGCTACGATGACCTTTTAGCCGACCCAAAGATTAGTGCTATGTTCAAGGGGATGATGGAATTTACGGAAAAGGACAAGGAAACGCTCTACGAATTCTATGAATTTCTTAAGATGAAAGCGGACCAGTGA
- a CDS encoding zinc-binding dehydrogenase, whose amino-acid sequence MKAIVFSKQGSAEVLQYTDVPKPIPDTNEVLVKVEACAVNYLDIHARRNRPEIEAKLRRGDTPHILGSDIAGTIAEIGDAVRGIAVGDRVVLAPCIPCGICSDCHRGAENLCDTQELIGFQTNGGYAEYVKAPAQNAIQMPVSLSFVNAAAMPIAYLTAWHMLMTRAQLRPEDDILILGVGGGVGSAGLQIAKLTGARVFATASRDEKLERARQMGADVTINYKDTDFSEVVLDVTNGRGIDVVLEHVGAATWDQSIASLAKNGRLVSCGVTTGNIGTINIRKMYQKQLTVMGSALGTVAELRTLVHLAGRGELEPIIDRVLPLHHAGEAHLLLENRQNFGKICLCPRETES is encoded by the coding sequence ATGAAAGCAATTGTTTTCTCAAAACAGGGTAGCGCGGAGGTCCTTCAGTACACGGACGTACCTAAACCGATACCTGATACGAACGAAGTGCTGGTTAAAGTCGAAGCCTGTGCGGTGAACTATCTGGATATTCATGCCCGGCGGAACCGCCCTGAGATAGAAGCGAAACTCCGTCGGGGGGATACGCCCCATATACTCGGCTCCGATATCGCCGGGACAATCGCCGAAATTGGTGACGCAGTCCGCGGTATTGCAGTCGGGGACCGAGTCGTCCTCGCGCCCTGCATTCCGTGTGGTATTTGTAGCGACTGCCATCGCGGTGCCGAAAACTTGTGTGACACGCAAGAACTCATCGGTTTCCAAACAAACGGCGGATACGCAGAATACGTAAAAGCCCCTGCCCAAAACGCTATTCAGATGCCAGTGTCACTGTCATTCGTTAACGCCGCTGCGATGCCGATCGCGTATCTCACAGCGTGGCATATGCTCATGACGCGTGCGCAACTTCGCCCTGAGGACGATATCTTGATTCTCGGCGTCGGGGGGGGTGTCGGAAGTGCAGGACTCCAAATCGCAAAGCTAACAGGTGCCAGAGTTTTTGCGACAGCGAGTCGCGATGAGAAACTTGAACGGGCACGACAGATGGGCGCTGATGTTACGATTAACTACAAAGATACAGATTTTTCGGAGGTTGTGCTCGATGTAACCAACGGACGCGGTATAGATGTTGTTCTTGAGCATGTGGGTGCTGCGACATGGGATCAGAGCATCGCGAGTCTCGCGAAAAATGGAAGGCTTGTTTCGTGCGGTGTAACAACCGGCAACATTGGAACAATTAATATCCGAAAGATGTACCAAAAGCAGTTAACAGTGATGGGTTCAGCCCTCGGCACAGTCGCTGAACTCCGAACACTTGTCCATCTCGCTGGACGTGGAGAACTGGAACCCATTATTGACAGGGTTTTACCGCTCCATCATGCGGGTGAAGCACACCTGCTATTAGAGAACCGTCAAAATTTTGGGAAAATTTGCCTTTGTCCAAGAGAAACTGAGAGTTAA
- a CDS encoding nucleotidyltransferase domain-containing protein, which translates to MCRTGSEMHQEYLETFAGKAASDVRVLGAWIEGSFATGTADRYSDIDLHLLVAEENKETFQQGLKSWLSDIQSLVLFKDTFPGQMVTCITTAGLRVDVWLHTGDTITLERTKIRVLSAAESCIQFKETCRDQESKDVCSVLKQHFNEFWRVLAILPTVLGREERIAGSMGTTFAVMSLIEILIIGSGNRRDRGVKNINAFVPDVIREDIEAALTLQRLNREGIAKVHLRLAAIMQRDGPDIAKQHGVVYPLALEKAVLSYISRELQILGLPNCLDVLHRL; encoded by the coding sequence ATGTGTCGCACAGGATCAGAAATGCATCAAGAATATCTGGAAACTTTTGCAGGTAAAGCCGCATCAGACGTCCGCGTATTAGGAGCATGGATTGAAGGGAGTTTCGCTACAGGTACTGCCGACAGATATTCAGATATTGACCTTCATCTACTGGTCGCCGAAGAGAATAAAGAAACCTTCCAACAGGGATTAAAATCTTGGCTATCCGATATTCAGTCGTTGGTTCTCTTCAAAGACACGTTTCCTGGACAGATGGTGACTTGCATCACCACAGCAGGTTTGCGAGTTGATGTTTGGTTACATACAGGAGATACCATCACCCTTGAACGTACGAAAATTCGCGTCCTGTCTGCTGCTGAAAGCTGTATTCAATTCAAGGAAACCTGTAGAGACCAAGAATCAAAAGATGTTTGCTCGGTACTAAAGCAGCATTTTAACGAGTTTTGGCGTGTGCTTGCCATCCTGCCTACAGTCTTGGGACGCGAGGAACGCATTGCAGGATCTATGGGAACCACATTCGCTGTGATGTCACTAATAGAAATCCTCATCATAGGAAGTGGGAACCGAAGAGACAGAGGCGTAAAAAACATTAATGCTTTCGTCCCAGACGTTATCAGAGAAGACATCGAAGCTGCCTTAACACTACAAAGGCTTAATAGAGAAGGCATTGCAAAAGTGCATCTCCGGTTAGCAGCGATTATGCAACGGGACGGACCGGATATTGCAAAACAACACGGCGTCGTTTATCCGTTGGCATTGGAAAAAGCCGTCCTGAGTTATATCTCCAGAGAATTGCAGATATTAGGACTCCCTAATTGCTTAGATGTGTTACATAGACTTTAA
- a CDS encoding phytanoyl-CoA dioxygenase family protein, translated as MAQTTYLADQVTSEVQIQEWVETFHQRGCLFLQNVLPPDLCAQLRQDLEWALKNDPNGLNGGSPAGRMHLSHRMFEHSEANRRLFDLEPIVSFAEALVAENCHVIHNNSFQTFPGGGITSWHQDDAPHYIVTEGEPPKNVRLPVLLFTANYYLTDVTEIEHGGTEVVPGSHLFGASPPNPIEGTEWEDKVQYNLGNAGSVIMFNNQVWHRGGPNQSDRIRYITQVTYGRRLVGHKYYPFMNYSMPESVYKDASPRLRRLLGFLNHGAYG; from the coding sequence ATGGCACAAACAACCTACTTGGCAGATCAGGTCACCAGCGAGGTACAAATCCAGGAATGGGTAGAGACGTTCCACCAGCGCGGTTGTCTGTTTCTGCAAAACGTCCTACCGCCTGACTTATGCGCGCAACTTCGACAAGATTTAGAATGGGCACTCAAAAACGACCCGAACGGCTTAAATGGTGGAAGTCCCGCGGGTCGTATGCACTTAAGCCATCGGATGTTTGAACACAGCGAAGCGAATCGTCGACTGTTCGATCTTGAACCGATCGTCTCCTTTGCTGAAGCACTCGTCGCGGAAAACTGTCACGTCATTCACAACAACTCTTTCCAGACTTTCCCCGGTGGTGGAATCACATCGTGGCATCAAGACGATGCCCCACACTATATCGTGACCGAAGGGGAACCCCCAAAGAACGTCCGGTTACCGGTGCTGCTCTTCACGGCAAATTACTATCTCACTGATGTCACTGAAATTGAACACGGTGGCACAGAAGTCGTCCCGGGTTCACACCTTTTCGGCGCATCGCCTCCGAATCCGATAGAGGGAACCGAGTGGGAAGACAAAGTTCAGTATAACCTCGGAAACGCTGGAAGCGTTATCATGTTCAACAATCAGGTATGGCATCGCGGGGGTCCAAATCAGAGCGACCGCATCCGATATATTACACAGGTGACCTACGGACGCCGGCTTGTTGGGCATAAATACTATCCGTTTATGAATTACAGCATGCCAGAGTCCGTTTACAAAGATGCAAGTCCCCGTTTGCGACGCCTGCTCGGATTCCTCAATCACGGTGCCTACGGGTAG
- a CDS encoding DUF350 domain-containing protein — protein sequence MAKRIVFTTLILVTVAITAFVLFSHNAVAQSDADASGDGPMIDFKVLGGFIIEGIVFSIVGLIILMVGYKVFDMATPYDLNRQIAEENNTAAGIAVAGVLISLGIIVAAAMG from the coding sequence ATGGCTAAGAGAATTGTATTCACCACGCTTATCCTGGTTACTGTAGCAATTACTGCCTTTGTCCTATTTTCACATAACGCTGTTGCCCAATCTGACGCCGACGCGTCTGGAGATGGCCCGATGATAGACTTCAAAGTCTTGGGGGGTTTTATCATTGAAGGCATTGTCTTCAGCATCGTCGGTTTAATCATTTTGATGGTAGGCTACAAAGTCTTCGATATGGCAACACCCTACGACCTCAACCGCCAAATTGCCGAAGAGAACAACACCGCCGCTGGTATCGCCGTTGCGGGTGTCCTCATCTCACTCGGTATTATCGTCGCCGCAGCGATGGGTTAG